A section of the Paenibacillus aurantius genome encodes:
- a CDS encoding fused response regulator/phosphatase, whose protein sequence is MSILIVDDNPVNLIIIEKILKSEGYTDCITASSAYELFDHLKLGSGEQPELQADLILMDMMMPEIDGLEACRRIQQEEKLKDIPIIIVTALGDSNKLAEALDVGAIDYVMKPINKVELMARIRVALRLKYEKDWHIERDRKIRNELDLAKQVQRSVLSQPLDDEAISIAATYYPSFELAGDMYSWYKIDENRYGIILLDMMGHGISSSLVCMFISSVLQDTITRLVDPELVINELNRYMNQLYSQEHFIHYYFTAIYLVIDTKNKTIEYVNAGHPPGLVIRDGEETVELDKGSCAVGFFEQIEINKAKLEYKENIRIFLFTDGLLEAVEDMGQDLTEELVSNNTGNLMNVIDRILPEDVRDDQHDDMCMVMVRTK, encoded by the coding sequence ATGAGCATTCTGATCGTGGACGACAATCCGGTCAACTTGATTATTATAGAGAAGATATTGAAGAGCGAAGGCTATACGGACTGCATTACGGCCAGCTCCGCTTATGAGCTGTTCGATCATCTAAAGCTTGGAAGCGGAGAGCAGCCGGAGCTGCAGGCCGATCTTATCCTGATGGACATGATGATGCCCGAGATCGACGGGCTCGAGGCCTGCCGCCGCATTCAGCAGGAAGAGAAGCTGAAGGATATTCCGATTATTATCGTGACGGCACTCGGCGACTCGAACAAGCTGGCGGAAGCGCTGGATGTCGGGGCCATCGATTACGTCATGAAGCCGATCAACAAGGTAGAGCTTATGGCCCGCATCCGGGTTGCCCTCCGGCTCAAGTATGAGAAGGATTGGCATATCGAGCGGGACCGCAAAATCCGCAACGAGCTCGATCTGGCCAAGCAGGTGCAGCGGAGCGTGCTGAGCCAGCCGCTGGACGACGAGGCCATCAGCATTGCCGCGACCTATTACCCTTCCTTCGAGCTGGCCGGTGACATGTATTCCTGGTACAAGATCGACGAAAACCGGTACGGCATTATTCTGCTCGATATGATGGGACACGGGATTTCGTCTTCCCTTGTCTGCATGTTCATTTCGTCGGTGCTTCAGGACACCATCACCCGTCTGGTTGACCCGGAGCTGGTCATTAACGAGCTTAACCGCTACATGAACCAGCTTTACAGCCAGGAACACTTCATCCATTACTATTTTACGGCGATCTATCTCGTCATCGATACGAAGAACAAGACCATCGAATACGTCAACGCCGGTCACCCTCCGGGCTTGGTCATCCGTGACGGGGAAGAGACCGTGGAGCTGGATAAAGGGAGCTGCGCCGTCGGCTTCTTCGAGCAGATTGAAATCAACAAAGCGAAGCTCGAGTACAAGGAGAACATCCGGATTTTTCTCTTTACGGACGGGCTTCTGGAGGCGGTCGAAGACATGGGGCAGGATTTGACGGAGGAGCTTGTGTCGAACAATACCGGTAACCTTATGAATGTCATCGACCGGATTCTGCCCGAGGACGTTCGCGATGACCAGCATGACGACATGTGCATGGTTATGGTCCGCACCAAATAA